One region of Halalkalicoccus tibetensis genomic DNA includes:
- a CDS encoding bile acid:sodium symporter family protein: protein MSTGGGLQRISRFISKYFVVWVLAAAALALLTPETFAWIGDYISILLGVVMLGMGLTLTPADFRRIIERPRDVAIGSCAQWVIMPTLAYGLVVGLGLPTEVGIGLILLGAAPGGTASNVMTYLGKGDVALSVTITSVTTIAAPIVMPAWVVLLAGEQIQVTFAEMFQEIVLIVLIPVVAGVVIRQVLDRTAPTAAEVGLTVFPAISVLAIVTIVAAIVGLNVENILAASGVALVAVLVHNAVGLGAGYGVGHTTSMPEDRARACAFEVGMQNSGLAVAIAVAFFSPLTALVPALASVWHNVTGPALATYFTRQTDEHSASAPSIHESD, encoded by the coding sequence ATGTCGACAGGAGGCGGGCTCCAGCGGATCAGCCGATTCATCAGCAAATACTTCGTCGTGTGGGTTCTGGCCGCTGCCGCTCTTGCCCTCCTCACGCCCGAGACGTTCGCCTGGATCGGCGACTATATCTCGATTCTCCTCGGGGTCGTCATGCTCGGAATGGGGCTGACGCTCACTCCGGCGGATTTTCGACGTATCATCGAACGGCCACGGGACGTCGCGATCGGCTCCTGTGCACAGTGGGTGATCATGCCCACGCTAGCATACGGTCTCGTCGTTGGCCTCGGACTCCCGACGGAAGTCGGAATCGGCCTGATTCTGTTGGGTGCGGCCCCGGGTGGGACGGCCTCGAACGTCATGACCTATCTCGGAAAAGGGGACGTCGCCCTCTCGGTAACGATCACGTCTGTGACGACGATCGCAGCGCCGATCGTCATGCCTGCCTGGGTCGTCCTTCTGGCCGGCGAGCAGATCCAGGTGACGTTCGCCGAGATGTTCCAGGAGATCGTCCTGATCGTACTCATTCCCGTCGTCGCGGGCGTGGTGATCCGGCAAGTCCTGGATCGAACCGCGCCCACCGCAGCGGAAGTCGGTCTCACCGTCTTTCCGGCGATCAGCGTGCTCGCGATCGTCACGATCGTCGCTGCGATCGTCGGTCTCAACGTCGAGAACATCCTCGCCGCAAGCGGCGTCGCCCTCGTGGCTGTACTGGTTCACAATGCAGTGGGACTGGGCGCGGGCTACGGAGTCGGACACACCACGAGCATGCCGGAGGATCGAGCGCGGGCGTGTGCGTTCGAAGTCGGGATGCAAAACAGCGGGCTGGCCGTTGCCATCGCTGTCGCCTTCTTCAGTCCCCTGACGGCGCTCGTCCCGGCTCTGGCAAGTGTCTGGCACAACGTGACGGGGCCTGCGCTCGCGACGTATTTCACCCGCCAAACGGACGAACACTCCGCGTCGGCGCCGAGTATCCACGAGTCCGACTGA
- a CDS encoding FAD-binding oxidoreductase, translating to MDGCKRLSASHPPPDTTQTMGHDHDYDCSFVTDVVTEGRVSTAEDVLDAHAKDEGPHEAHRPDVVVWPDSTREIAALLAEANDRTVPVTPWSGGTSIEGNPIPVAGGIVLNTSEFDEITVRHDDLQAVVGPGVVYDDLNAALASHNLRFAPGIAAGDIATIGGMIANNASGLNAVRYGVTGDHVLRLEVVLPDGRIIECGRDVPKSTAGYNLKDLFVGSEGTLGVITEATLSLEGIAQHRHAALVTFPSSVAASQAVSTIMASGLTPGALEFMDTQLVELLNDYNDDADFPAAPLLLIELHGNSGDLSTQMDRVRTICEDHDAIEWSEADTDDIETIWRARRDAYPAACEYYADQTVGVIGDVVVPISRYPDIVSRIETISDELELLTPCVGHAGDGNIHFLPVVDTDDPAAMDRVQELTDAIVSEALELGGTATGEHGIGIGKRKFMRQEHGDAVDVMSGIKDAIDPRGIMNPGKTLPNDD from the coding sequence ATGGACGGATGCAAACGCCTATCAGCTAGTCACCCACCACCAGATACCACACAGACGATGGGACACGATCACGACTACGACTGTTCGTTCGTTACCGACGTCGTTACTGAGGGCCGCGTTAGCACCGCCGAGGACGTTCTGGACGCCCACGCGAAAGACGAGGGACCTCACGAGGCCCACCGACCCGACGTCGTCGTCTGGCCCGACTCCACACGGGAGATCGCGGCGCTGTTGGCCGAAGCGAACGACCGTACCGTACCCGTAACGCCATGGAGCGGGGGAACCAGCATCGAAGGCAATCCGATCCCCGTCGCCGGTGGGATCGTCCTCAACACCTCCGAGTTCGACGAGATCACTGTTCGCCACGACGATCTGCAAGCCGTCGTCGGTCCGGGCGTCGTTTATGATGATCTGAACGCGGCCCTCGCGTCCCATAACCTTCGGTTCGCACCGGGAATCGCTGCAGGCGATATCGCGACGATCGGCGGCATGATCGCGAACAACGCCAGCGGTCTCAATGCCGTCCGATACGGCGTAACCGGCGACCACGTCCTACGCTTGGAGGTCGTACTCCCTGATGGACGGATCATCGAATGCGGTCGCGACGTCCCGAAAAGCACGGCCGGCTACAACCTCAAGGACCTCTTCGTCGGCAGTGAAGGAACGCTCGGCGTGATCACCGAGGCGACGCTCTCTCTGGAGGGAATCGCCCAGCACAGACACGCTGCGCTCGTAACGTTTCCCTCGAGTGTGGCTGCCAGTCAGGCCGTCTCGACGATAATGGCATCAGGTTTGACACCAGGTGCACTCGAGTTCATGGATACACAGCTCGTCGAACTGCTCAACGACTACAACGATGACGCCGACTTTCCAGCTGCACCGCTCTTGTTGATCGAACTCCACGGCAACAGCGGCGATCTCAGCACACAGATGGATCGCGTTCGGACGATCTGTGAGGACCATGACGCCATCGAGTGGTCGGAAGCCGATACTGACGACATCGAGACGATCTGGCGTGCACGCCGAGACGCGTATCCGGCAGCCTGTGAGTACTACGCGGATCAGACCGTCGGAGTCATCGGCGACGTCGTCGTTCCGATTTCGAGATATCCCGACATCGTGAGCCGGATCGAAACGATCAGCGACGAGCTCGAACTACTGACGCCGTGTGTCGGGCACGCTGGCGACGGAAACATCCACTTTCTGCCGGTGGTCGACACGGACGACCCGGCGGCCATGGATCGCGTACAGGAGCTGACTGACGCGATCGTAAGCGAAGCACTCGAACTCGGCGGGACCGCTACGGGCGAACACGGGATCGGAATCGGGAAACGAAAGTTCATGCGCCAGGAACACGGCGACGCCGTCGACGTCATGAGCGGTATCAAGGACGCGATCGATCCGAGGGGAATCATGAATCCCGGCAAGACGCTCCCCAACGACGATTGA
- the ggt gene encoding gamma-glutamyltransferase, with protein MSHRRTFLKQLGLATAATTAVGTGAGAATGTSTTDEGLNIEGGSGSEFDYPWQFIGRRSAVMAQNGMVATSHPLAAQVGIQTLQNGGNAADAAVSTAAMLNFVEPHMTSIAGDMFALTHFDGEFKALNGSGRAPAAADIDTYCERIDESEDGEPTIPAEGGLPVTIPGAVDGFHQLIDRYGTQELADVFQPTIEYARQGVPVTEYVAAQWEEAAPRVEGFDSFAETFLPDGRPPQPEEVFSNPAFADSLERIAEDGIETFYGGDLGQEIVEIVQEHDGVMELSDLENHESTWGDPISTEYRGVEVLEHPPNTQGVVALQALNLLENFDVSDDPTDPERLHRMIEAVKIAFADAYEFVTDPEAEQIPIETMLSKEYANDRVSEIGSSVGEYEPRADRQSDTVYLTVVDGDGNAVSLINSGYYPFASGLVVGGFALQNRGFSFSLDPDDANALEPGKRPFHTLVPAMLAEDGEFRGSFGVMGGDMQPQGHAQVVMNMVDSGLNPQAAIDAPRFRFMGDHEVTLETSRLPEGTVDDLRERGHDVITEEEYFVPDAGHYGGAQLIYRTEDGKLIGGSEPRRDGHAVGF; from the coding sequence ATGTCACACAGACGCACGTTTCTGAAACAGCTCGGACTGGCAACGGCAGCAACGACGGCAGTTGGGACAGGTGCCGGAGCGGCCACCGGTACGAGCACGACTGATGAGGGACTCAACATCGAGGGCGGTAGCGGCTCGGAGTTCGACTACCCATGGCAGTTCATTGGACGGCGTTCGGCCGTCATGGCCCAAAACGGCATGGTCGCAACGAGCCATCCTCTTGCTGCCCAGGTCGGAATTCAGACCCTCCAAAACGGCGGTAATGCCGCTGACGCTGCCGTCTCAACGGCAGCGATGCTCAATTTCGTCGAACCACATATGACCTCGATCGCGGGGGATATGTTCGCGCTAACCCACTTCGATGGGGAGTTCAAAGCGTTGAACGGCAGTGGTCGTGCACCTGCCGCCGCGGATATCGATACCTACTGTGAGCGTATCGACGAAAGCGAAGACGGCGAACCAACGATCCCAGCGGAGGGGGGCCTTCCCGTTACGATTCCAGGCGCTGTCGATGGCTTTCATCAACTCATCGACCGATATGGTACCCAGGAACTCGCCGACGTGTTCCAACCGACCATCGAGTACGCCCGTCAAGGCGTACCGGTCACTGAGTACGTTGCAGCACAGTGGGAAGAGGCCGCACCGCGGGTCGAAGGATTCGATTCGTTCGCCGAGACCTTCCTGCCTGATGGGCGACCCCCACAGCCGGAAGAGGTGTTTTCGAACCCCGCGTTTGCCGATTCGCTCGAACGGATCGCCGAAGACGGAATCGAGACGTTCTACGGCGGCGATCTCGGACAAGAAATCGTCGAGATCGTCCAAGAGCACGACGGAGTGATGGAACTTTCCGATCTGGAAAACCACGAGAGTACGTGGGGAGACCCGATTTCCACCGAGTATCGTGGTGTGGAGGTACTCGAGCATCCACCGAACACACAGGGTGTCGTTGCTTTACAGGCACTCAACCTCCTCGAGAACTTCGACGTTAGTGACGACCCGACCGACCCTGAACGTCTCCATCGGATGATCGAGGCGGTGAAAATCGCCTTTGCTGATGCCTACGAGTTCGTCACTGATCCAGAGGCCGAACAGATCCCGATAGAGACGATGCTCTCGAAGGAGTATGCGAACGATCGCGTAAGCGAAATCGGGTCCTCGGTAGGAGAGTACGAACCACGGGCCGACAGACAGAGTGATACCGTCTATCTCACCGTCGTGGATGGAGATGGTAACGCCGTTTCGTTGATCAACAGCGGCTACTACCCGTTCGCAAGCGGGCTCGTCGTCGGTGGGTTCGCCCTGCAGAACCGCGGCTTCTCGTTTAGCCTCGATCCTGACGATGCGAACGCACTCGAACCGGGGAAACGACCCTTCCATACACTCGTTCCAGCGATGCTTGCCGAAGACGGCGAGTTCCGTGGGTCCTTCGGCGTGATGGGGGGCGACATGCAACCCCAAGGCCACGCCCAAGTCGTCATGAACATGGTCGACTCCGGCTTGAATCCACAGGCAGCGATCGATGCGCCTCGATTCCGGTTTATGGGAGACCACGAGGTGACGCTTGAAACCTCACGACTTCCCGAAGGGACGGTCGACGACTTGCGGGAACGCGGCCATGACGTGATCACCGAAGAAGAGTACTTCGTCCCTGATGCAGGCCATTACGGGGGTGCACAGCTCATCTATCGCACTGAAGATGGGAAACTGATCGGTGGCTCGGAGCCTCGGCGGGACGGTCACGCAGTCGGGTTCTGA
- a CDS encoding orc1/cdc6 family replication initiation protein — protein sequence MSESTSFFGNPDPIFADKELLRVSHLPEGDRIIGRDDELRSLAKAIKDAQRGGTPNNVLIYGKTGTGKSLCSKYITRDLADAAAENGVRIGIAYVDCFQESTETQTVRTIAESLNDPEETDITVPHSGVSTSDYYRRLWDILDARLDVGIIILDEIDKLEDDNVLMQLSRAAEAGKVDDSTLGIIGISNKIRYKDTLNERVKSSLSERDFVFPPYDASQLQAILQSRADAFRENVLEGDVIPKVAALAAREHGDARKAIDILRYAGEIADEHGDDSVRIKYVDEAHDREEQARLSELISKQPTHSKYLMLALALRMQESSEDEPPIPTKQIHSAYQIVCEREGTEPLKMRRVRDLLSELAFLSLIEQERKGRGKGKGAHTVNELVDDPEIVVEACQSA from the coding sequence ATGAGCGAATCAACGTCATTCTTCGGTAATCCCGATCCGATTTTCGCCGACAAAGAGCTTCTCCGCGTTAGCCACCTCCCCGAAGGTGATCGAATCATCGGACGGGACGACGAACTCCGAAGCCTCGCCAAAGCGATCAAGGACGCACAGCGAGGCGGAACACCGAACAACGTTTTGATCTACGGAAAAACTGGAACCGGCAAGAGTCTTTGTTCGAAATACATCACGCGTGATCTTGCCGACGCTGCCGCCGAAAACGGCGTGAGAATCGGTATCGCGTACGTTGATTGTTTCCAAGAGTCGACCGAAACACAGACAGTTCGAACTATCGCTGAATCGCTCAACGACCCGGAAGAAACGGACATAACTGTCCCCCACTCCGGAGTAAGCACGTCTGACTACTACCGGCGCCTGTGGGACATACTTGATGCCCGCCTGGACGTCGGCATTATCATTCTCGACGAAATCGACAAACTTGAGGACGACAACGTTCTGATGCAGCTCTCACGTGCAGCGGAAGCAGGCAAAGTCGATGACTCTACGCTCGGTATCATCGGGATTAGCAACAAGATTCGCTACAAAGACACACTGAACGAGCGCGTGAAATCGAGCCTTTCAGAGCGTGATTTCGTTTTCCCTCCATACGATGCATCCCAACTCCAGGCGATTCTTCAGTCACGTGCGGATGCGTTTCGCGAGAACGTCCTTGAGGGGGACGTAATCCCAAAGGTGGCCGCGCTCGCTGCTCGCGAACACGGTGACGCCCGCAAGGCAATCGATATTCTTCGGTATGCAGGTGAAATTGCTGACGAACACGGTGATGATTCTGTCCGTATCAAGTACGTCGATGAAGCGCATGACCGTGAGGAACAGGCTCGACTCTCGGAACTGATTTCGAAACAGCCGACACATTCAAAATATCTGATGCTGGCTCTTGCTCTTCGAATGCAGGAATCTTCTGAGGACGAACCACCGATCCCTACGAAGCAGATTCACTCTGCCTATCAGATCGTCTGTGAGCGCGAAGGAACTGAACCGCTGAAGATGCGTCGAGTTCGTGACCTCCTCTCCGAACTCGCATTTCTCTCGCTCATCGAGCAGGAACGCAAAGGACGCGGGAAAGGAAAGGGCGCTCATACCGTCAATGAACTCGTTGACGATCCCGAGATCGTCGTTGAAGCGTGTCAATCCGCTTGA